One region of Ananas comosus cultivar F153 linkage group 9, ASM154086v1, whole genome shotgun sequence genomic DNA includes:
- the LOC109715917 gene encoding HIPL1 protein-like, giving the protein MRWAPTMAPLLLVLILFLLPSCHSLPLCTDSKYPVATKAPLAFCGYANGSSSCCNATDDGAIASRFKSSNISDSACANVVKSILCAKCDPYSGDLFNVQPKLQTVPLLCNSTISSNSGNSSDFCMTVWDTCKDVPITNSPFSQGTAGSSSKLTDTYKSESDFCAAFGGSSNDQLVCFDGTSASFNLTQSSPPPKGLCLERIDNGMYLNMVPHPDGSNRVFISNQAGKIWLATVPEQGSGGKLQYDQANPFLDLTDVVHFENEFGLLGLAFHPKFAANGRFFVSYSCDKSQSSRCSGRCSCNSDINCDPSKLGMDNGAQPCQYNSVIAEYTANSSSSTPSTTKTANPIEVRRIFTMGLPYTTHHGGQILFGPADGYLYFMMGDGGNVGDPFNFAQNKRSVLGKILRLDIDSMPSSNMINNLSLWGNYSIPKDNPYADDSGFLPEVWAFGLRNPWRCSFDSQRPSYFFCGDVAQENYEEVDLITKAGNYGWRVYEGFDLYIPPWTPGGNTSLSSINPIFPVMGYLHSSATNVGAASITGGYVYRSMTDPCMFGRYIYADLYATVMWAGTENPEASGNYTSTLIPFSCSKSSPIACDSVAGSTLPSLGYIVSFAEDNKKDIFLLTIKGVYRVVRPSLCNYTCPKESIANAPASPPGGPSSSASKMESFSRKLSAFVLALFVILASFLF; this is encoded by the exons ATGAGGTGGGCACCAACAATGGCTcctctcctcctcgtcctcatcctcttcctcctaCCCAGTTGCCATTCTTTGCCCCTGTGCACGGATTCAA AGTACCCTGTGGCGACGAAGGCGCCGCTGGCGTTCTGCGGCTACGCCAACGggagcagcagctgctgcaatGCGACCGACGACGGTGCGATCGCGAGCCGGTTCAAGAGCTCGAACATCTCTGACTCCGCTTGCGCCAATGTGGTCAAGTCAATCCTCTGCGCG AAATGTGATCCATATTCAGGCGACTTATTCAATGTCCAACCTAAGCTTCAAACAGTTCCTCTCTTGTGCAACTCAACCATTTCATCAAACTCCGGCAATTCCTCAGATTTCTGTATGACTGTTTGGGACACTTGCAAGGATGTACCCATAACAAACTCTCCTTTCTCCCAAGGAACTGCTGGATCTTCGTCTAAACTTACCGATACTTATAAATCAGAGTCTGACTTTTGTGCAGCATTCGGAGGCTCATCTAATGATCAGTTAGTATGCTTCGATGGCACATCGGCTTCATTCAACTTGACCCAAAGCTCTCCCCCTCCAAAAGGTTTGTGTCTTGAAAGGATTGATAATGGCATGTATCTCAACATGGTTCCTCACCCCGACGGATCAAATCGTGTATTTATAAGCAACCAAGCAGGTAAGATATGGCTGGCTACTGTTCCGGAACAAGGATCGGGAGGAAAATTGCAATACGATCAGGCGAATCCCTTTCTTGATTTGACTGATGTTGTTCATTTTGAAAATGAGTTTGGGCTGCTCGGTCTCGCATTTCATCCCAAATTTGCAGCCAACGGTCGTTTCTTTGTTTCATATAGTTGCGACAAATCTCAGTCATCCAGATGTTCCGGAAGATGTTCATGTAATTCTGATATTAACTGTGATCCTTCAAAGCTCGGCATGGATAATGGTGCTCAGCCATGCCAGTACAATAGTGTCATTGCAGAATATACTGCTAATAGTTCCTCATCGACACCTTCCACG ACAAAAACAGCCAATCCGATTGAAGTCAGAAGGATATTTACAATGGGGCTCCCGTATACAACTCATCATGGAGGGCAAATACTTTTCGGGCCTGCAGATGGATATCTGTATTTCATGATGGGAGATGGTGGCAATGTAGGAGATCCTTTCAACTTTGCTCAAAATAAAAGATCAGTTCTTGGAAAAATTCTGCGGCTCGACATTGATAGCATGCCAa GTTCCAACATGATAAATAACCTTAGTTTATGGGGGAATTATTCCATTCCAAAAGATAATCCATATGCTGATGATAGTGGATTCCTACCTGAGGTTTGGGCCTTTGGTTTGAGAAATCCGTGGCGGTGCAGCTTTGATTCACAAAGGCCGTCGTATTTCTTCTGTGGAGATGTCGCCCAG GAAAATTATGAAGAAGTAGATCTAATAACAAAGGCCGGAAACTATGGATGGCGTGTTTATGAAGGTTTTGATCTTTACATCCCACCATGGACTCCAGGGGGGAATACATCACTTAGCTCCATAAATCCTATCTTCCCTGTCATGGGCTATTTGCACTCTTCTGCAACAAATGTCGGAGCTGCATCTATTACCGGTGGTTATGTGTATCGGTCAATGACTGATCCATGCATGTTTGGAAG GTACATATATGCCGATCTCTATGCAACGGTAATGTGGGCAGGTACCGAGAACCCTGAAGCAAGCGGAAATTACACTAGCACATTAATTCCCTTCAGTTGCTCCAAGAGCTCTCCTATTGCCTGCGATTCTGTAGCCGGGAGCACCCTCCCCTCACTAGGCTATATAGTCTCATTCGCGGAGGATAACAAGAAGGATATTTTTCTCTTGACAATTAAAGGTGTCTATAGAGTTGTTCGGCCGAGCCTCTGCAACTACACTTGCCCAAAGGAGAGCATAGCGAATGCCCCAGCGTCGCCCCCAGGTGGGCCTTCCTCGTCAGCGTCCAAGATGGAAAGCTTTTCACGAAAACTTTCGGCTTTTGTGTTGGCTCTATTTGTAATTTTGGCGAGCTTTCTCTTTTAA
- the LOC109715413 gene encoding AAA-ATPase ASD, mitochondrial-like, translated as MVENWAWVSSSLASYMLLWSMLKMYFPHQLWFYFAWCSRKLLSFFDPYLHFTIPEFVGERMKRSEAFGAVEAYLSASCSQRARNFRAEIGKDSDRLLLSMGDNEELTDDFQGARVWWSSRSHPVQPSRSPWYQAPQEERRDYHLSFHKRHRELVINSYLSHVLREGRAVMASNRQRKLFTNIESSYWNHVPFKHPSTFDTLAIPLAKKREIIDDLIAFRNGKDYYAKIGKAWKRGYLLYGAPGTGKSTMIAAMANFLDYNIYDLELTSVKSNTELRKLFIETTGKSIIVIEDIDCSLDLTGDRKTKKKKSADDKETEDKKNAPPSLPSGMEDREKNNVTLSGLLNFIDGLWSACGEERIIVFTTNHVEKLDPALIRRGRMDKHIEMPYCCFEAFKVLAKNYTDVEEHDIFGQIKELLEEVKITPADVAESLMQKSEDKGVDERLEGLVRVLKSAKEEMQKGVVNGGGGAFMKECKI; from the exons atggtggaGAACTGGGCTTGGGTGAGCTCGTCCCTGGCGAGCTACATGCTCCTGTGGTCGATGCTCAAGATGTACTTCCCTCATCAGCTCTGGTTCTATTTCGCCTGGTGCAGCCGCAAGCTACTGTCCTTCTTTGATCCGTATCTTCACTTCACCATACCGGAGTTCGTGGGCGAGCGCATGAAGCGCAGCGAGGCCTTCGGCGCCGTCGAGGCCTACCTCTCCGCCTCGTGCTCGCAGCGCGCCCGCAATTTCCGGGCCGAGATCGGCAAGGACAGCGACCGCCTCCTCCTCAGCATGGGCGATAACGAGGAGCTCACCGACGACTTTCAAGGCGCCAGGGTCTGGTGGTCCTCCCGCTCCCACCCCGTCCAACCCAGCCGCTCACCCTG GTATCAGGCCCCGCAGGAGGAGCGGCGGGACTACCACCTGAGCTTCCACAAGCGCCACCGCGAGCTGGTGATCAATTCCTACCTCTCGCACGTCCTCCGGGAGGGCCGCGCGGTGATGGCGAGCAACCGCCAGCGCAAGCTCTTCACCAACATCGAGAGCAGCTACTGGAACCACGTCCCCTTCAAGCACCCGTCGACCTTCGACACCCTCGCCATTCCCCTGGCTAAGAAGCGCGAGATCATCGACGACCTCATCGCCTTCCGCAATGGAAAGGACTACTACGCCAAGATCGGGAAGGCGTGGAAGCGCGGGTACCTGCTGTACGGGGCCCCCGGGACCGGCAAGTCGACCATGATCGCCGCCATGGCCAACTTCCTCGACTACAACATCTACGACCTCGAGCTGACCTCCGTGAAGTCCAACACCGAGCTGCGCAAGCTCTTCATCGAGACGACCGGCAAGTCCATCATCGTCATCGAGGACATCGACTGCTCGCTGGACCTGACCGGCGACcggaagacgaagaagaagaaaagcgcGGACGACAAAGAAACTGAAGACAAGAAAAACGCGCCACCGTCGCTGCCGTCGGGCATGGAAGATAGGGAGAAGAACAATGTCACGCTGTCGGGGCTGCTGAACTTCATCGACGGGCTGTGGTCGGCGTGCGGCGAGGAGCGGATCATCGTGTTCACGACCAACCACGTGGAGAAGCTCGACCCGGCGCTGATACGGCGGGGGAGGATGGACAAACACATCGAGATGCCGTACTGCTGCTTCGAGGCGTTCAAGGTGCTGGCGAAGAACTACACCGACGTGGAGGAGCACGATATTTTTGGGCAGATTAAAGAATTGCTGGAGGAGGTGAAGATCACGCCGGCAGATGTTGCGGAGAGCCTGATGCAGAAGTCTGAGGACAAGGGCGTGGATGAGCGGCTAGAGGGTCTCGTGCGGGTGCTGAAGTCGGCAAAGGAGGAAATGCAGAAGGGAGTGGtaaatggtggtggtggtgctttTATGAAGGAATGCAAAATCTAA